The Pyrenophora tritici-repentis strain M4 chromosome 2, whole genome shotgun sequence genome window below encodes:
- a CDS encoding CaiC, Acyl-CoA synthetase (AMP-forming)-AMP-acid ligase II produces the protein MSGNCERYIALFFACVRVGAICVTLNNTYTATETEYALKHTKCQMLFTSPMIARFDNGPLLERLHEEDLHLSLPDLKAVCLVRGNDGFIGYEEFIQEAQSIPDHILNILDCMISPYDVANLQFTSGSTGNPKAAMLTHHNLVNNSRFIGDRMNLTPTDTLCCPPPLFHCFGLTLGLLATLSHGGKIVFPAEAFDPVATMHAISDEQCTALHGVPTMMESIINVEKPKGWTSELRTGIVAGSPVPRWLMERMVQDLGMTDFTSSYGLTEASPTVFNAHTTDSLHARLTTVGTVLPHARVKIVDHQDRVVPIGVRGELCVTGYQVCHGYWENAEKTAELLVRDKQGELWLHTGDEAVLDVGGYCTITGRFKDIIIRGGENIYPLEIEERLVQHPSIARAIVVGVSHPRYVEVPAAFLLREEGTDKLSLDEVRSWVRKVLGRHKAPMHLFWLGENYSDEVPLTGSGKIKKFVLRDVAEGLLKNR, from the exons ATGAGTGGGAATTGCGAGAGGTATATCGCGCTCTTCTTTGCTTGTGTGAGGGTTGGTGCGATATGCGTCACTCTAAACAACACATACACGGCGACTGAGACGGAGTATGCACTGAAGCACACTA AGTGCCAAATGCTTTTCACGTCGCCCATGATAGCGCGTTTCGATAATGGACCGCTCCTCGAAAGACTACACGAAGAGGACCTACACTTATCCTTGCCAGACTTGAAGGCTGTGTGTCTTGTACGCGGGAACGATGGATTCATTGGATATGAGGAGTTCATACAGGAAGCGCAGAGCATACCCGATCATATTTTGAACATCCTTGACTGCATGATAAGTCCGTACGATGTCGCGAATCTGCAGTTCACGAGCGGTAGTACTGGCAATCCGAAAGCTGCCATGTTGACGCATCA TAACCTCGTCAACAACTCCCGCTTCATAGGCGACCGCATGAACCTCACGCCAACTGACACACTCTGCTGCCCACCACCTCTCTTCCACTGCTTTGGGCTCACACTCGGCCTGTTAGCTACACTCAGCCACGGAGGCAAGATTGTGTTCCCTGCCGAAGCCTTCGATCCCGTCGCAACAATGCACGCCATCTCGGACGAGCAATGCACCGCACTACACGGCGTGCCCACGATGATGGAGTCTATCATAAACGTCGAGAAGCCAAAGGGTTGGACATCCGAGCTACGGACGGGCATTGTAGCAGGTAGTCCCGTTCCGCGCTGGTTGATGGAGCGCATGGTCCAAGATCTCGGCATGACAGATTTCACATCCAGCTACGGCCTCACGGAAGCGTCGCCGACAGTTTTCAACGCACATACCACAGACTCACTGCACGCGCGCCTTACAACCGTCGGTACCGTGTTGCCCCATGCGCGCGTCAAGATCGTAGACCACCAAGATCGCGTCGTGCCTATCGGTGTCAGAGGCGAATTGTGCGTCACAGGCTATCAAGTATGTCACGGCTATTGGGAGAACGCAGAGAAGACGGCAGAACTGCTTGTACGAGACAAGCAGGGCGAGCTGTGGCTGCACACGGGCGACGAGGCGGTTCTCGACGTCGGCGGATACTGCACCATCACTGGTCGTTTCAAGGACATCATCATCAGAG GCGGCGAAAACATTTACCCCCTCGAGATCGAAGAACGTCTAGTCCAACACCCTTCCATCGCGCGCGCAATCGTCGTCGGCGTATCGCATCCTCGCTATGTCGAAGTCCCTGCCGCATTTCTCCTCCGTGAAGAAGGTACGGACAAGCTATCTCTTGATGAGGTCAGGAGTTGGGTACGGAAAGTCCTGGGCAGACACAAAGCGCCCATGCACCTGTTTTGGCTCGGTGAAAATTACAGCGATGAAGTGCCGCTCACGGGAAGTGGCAAGATCAAAAAATTTGTGTTGAGGGATGTCGCAGAGGGGTTGTTGAAGAACAGGTGA